Proteins from one Pseudarthrobacter sp. BIM B-2242 genomic window:
- a CDS encoding PspC domain-containing protein has product MDKFFSIVRGFGLKRGPERWLGGVCGGLAAKLNVDVAFVRIAFLIFCLLPGPAVVFYLLAWLVLPDQQNSIPLQSFLDRRSLGGR; this is encoded by the coding sequence ATGGACAAGTTTTTCAGCATTGTCAGGGGCTTCGGCCTGAAACGCGGGCCGGAACGCTGGCTGGGCGGCGTGTGCGGCGGCCTCGCCGCCAAGCTCAACGTGGATGTGGCGTTTGTGCGGATCGCCTTCCTCATCTTCTGCCTCCTCCCCGGCCCCGCGGTGGTCTTCTACCTCCTCGCATGGCTGGTCCTTCCCGACCAGCAGAACTCCATTCCGCTGCAGAGCTTCCTGGACCGCCGCTCCCTCGGCGGACGTTAA
- a CDS encoding flavodoxin family protein — translation MAAAQNTTDYSDLKALFFNGTLKRSPETSNTEGLIEVSRLILEKQGVSTRVIRTVDHNIASGVYPDMTEHGWSTDEWPDLYPAVQEADIVVVAGPIWLGDNSSQTRKLIERLYAHSGELNDKGQWAFYPKVGGCLITGNEDGIKHCSMNVLYSLQHIGFTIPPQSDAGWIGAVGPGPSYLDDDSGGPESDFTNRNTTFMTWNLLHFARMLKDAGGIPAYGNLPEEWKTGARFDFENPEYR, via the coding sequence ATGGCTGCAGCGCAGAACACCACCGATTACAGCGACCTGAAGGCGCTGTTCTTCAACGGCACGCTGAAGCGGTCACCGGAGACCAGTAACACTGAGGGCCTCATCGAGGTCAGCCGCCTGATCCTGGAAAAGCAGGGCGTCAGCACGCGCGTGATCAGGACGGTGGACCACAACATCGCCAGCGGTGTGTACCCGGACATGACGGAGCACGGCTGGTCCACCGATGAGTGGCCGGACCTGTACCCCGCGGTGCAGGAAGCAGACATCGTGGTTGTGGCCGGCCCAATTTGGCTCGGGGACAATTCCTCGCAGACCAGGAAGCTGATTGAACGGCTCTACGCCCACTCCGGGGAACTCAATGACAAAGGCCAGTGGGCCTTCTATCCGAAGGTGGGCGGGTGCCTGATTACCGGCAACGAAGACGGTATCAAACACTGCTCCATGAACGTCCTGTACAGCCTTCAGCACATCGGCTTTACCATCCCGCCCCAGTCCGATGCCGGGTGGATAGGAGCCGTCGGCCCTGGTCCCAGCTACCTGGACGACGACTCCGGCGGCCCTGAGTCAGACTTCACCAACCGCAACACCACGTTTATGACCTGGAACCTGTTGCATTTCGCCAGGATGCTGAAGGATGCCGGCGGGATTCCCGCCTACGGCAACCTTCCGGAAGAATGGAAAACCGGTGCACGCTTCGATTTCGAAAATCCGGAATACCGCTGA
- a CDS encoding GNAT family N-acetyltransferase produces the protein MTLDPGSAAIIQLAWARHLGLDDGAFAAALISGERVVRADDAAKTVEFVRLFGSSALVGPQWVIDAAAGIPDDEMAQHVTLLTLTRSHGGHGLGAAALFFADDLPLRQPSEELTVSHGNPEAIELEGLCPPDDVNEVGLSDLENRYTIVHEVDGRRVPVACGAYAEWEGLLAHLGVLVDPEWRRRGLGSLAASIAAHEALAAGLTVQWRAEVSNTGAVALARKLGLAAGGIQTSVHLG, from the coding sequence ATGACTCTTGACCCGGGTTCCGCCGCCATCATCCAGCTCGCTTGGGCCCGGCACCTGGGGCTCGACGACGGTGCTTTCGCAGCTGCCCTGATTTCCGGTGAGCGGGTGGTCAGGGCGGACGACGCTGCAAAGACCGTGGAATTCGTGAGGCTTTTCGGCAGTTCAGCCCTGGTGGGCCCGCAGTGGGTCATTGACGCGGCCGCCGGCATCCCCGACGACGAGATGGCCCAGCACGTGACCCTCCTGACCCTGACCCGCTCGCACGGCGGCCACGGCCTCGGTGCTGCCGCACTGTTCTTCGCAGACGACCTGCCGCTCCGGCAGCCGTCCGAGGAACTGACCGTCTCGCACGGCAACCCTGAGGCGATCGAGCTCGAAGGGCTGTGCCCGCCGGACGACGTCAACGAAGTGGGCCTCTCCGACCTCGAAAACAGGTACACCATCGTGCACGAGGTCGACGGCCGCCGGGTTCCCGTGGCGTGTGGTGCCTACGCGGAATGGGAGGGCCTGCTGGCCCATCTGGGAGTGCTGGTGGACCCCGAGTGGCGTAGGCGCGGCCTGGGCTCCCTTGCCGCGTCGATCGCCGCCCACGAAGCACTGGCCGCGGGGCTTACTGTCCAGTGGCGCGCTGAAGTCAGCAACACCGGAGCCGTCGCCCTGGCGAGGAAGCTGGGCTTGGCTGCCGGCGGCATCCAGACCAGCGTCCACCTGGGCTGA
- a CDS encoding ankyrin repeat domain-containing protein: protein MTENAASDASESLRQGPASQAPDEETLALAEKLFQAAREGDAGLLRAYLEAGAPASMTNAAGDSLLMLAAYHGHAGTVELILQHGAEADTANDRGQTPLAGAAFKGYTDVAKLLLEAGADPDAGTPSARDAAKMFARTDILDLLGA, encoded by the coding sequence ATGACCGAAAACGCCGCATCCGACGCTTCTGAATCCCTCAGGCAAGGGCCTGCCAGCCAGGCGCCTGACGAGGAAACGCTTGCGCTGGCGGAGAAGCTCTTCCAGGCCGCCCGCGAGGGAGACGCCGGGCTTTTGCGCGCGTACCTGGAAGCAGGGGCGCCGGCTTCCATGACCAATGCGGCCGGCGATTCCCTCCTGATGCTGGCCGCCTACCACGGACATGCCGGGACCGTTGAGCTGATCCTCCAGCACGGGGCAGAGGCTGACACGGCCAACGACCGCGGCCAGACACCGCTGGCCGGCGCGGCCTTCAAGGGATACACGGACGTCGCCAAACTCCTGCTGGAGGCCGGTGCAGATCCCGACGCCGGCACCCCGTCTGCCCGTGACGCGGCGAAGATGTTCGCCCGCACGGACATCCTCGATCTGCTGGGAGCCTGA
- the mshD gene encoding mycothiol synthase, which translates to MSPAHPEKWPVLVVHGGVDKQLLKDCLGLLAAAEESDGNPSLSEQTVVTVRAGDSAEHSLLTLALYAPDEDSDPSSGQDLAGVAVVVEEADGSGVLEIAVHPSYRNQGVADRLVGALQSGRGLDGLKAWSHGNHEAAADLAARYGYGPVRELWKMRLTTATAELPDVGLPDGVTLRAFVPGKDEEGWLAANRAAFAHHPEQGSLNRADLDARMAEDWFDPAGFLLAVDAEDRLLGFHWTKVHPRHGAHPAIGEVYAVGVTPAAQGMGLGKALTVAGIRYLQGLGLHAVMLYTDADNAAAVALYRRLGFTRWDMDVMYGPVATV; encoded by the coding sequence ATGAGTCCTGCGCACCCGGAAAAATGGCCCGTCCTTGTTGTCCACGGCGGAGTGGACAAGCAACTGCTGAAGGACTGCCTGGGCCTCCTGGCAGCCGCCGAGGAATCCGACGGCAACCCCTCCCTGTCCGAGCAGACAGTGGTAACCGTCCGCGCCGGTGACTCCGCTGAGCACTCCTTGCTGACCCTTGCCCTCTACGCCCCGGACGAGGACTCAGACCCCTCCTCCGGGCAGGACCTGGCCGGAGTCGCAGTGGTGGTGGAAGAGGCCGATGGCAGCGGCGTGCTGGAGATCGCCGTCCACCCCAGCTACCGCAACCAGGGTGTGGCGGACCGCCTTGTGGGTGCGCTCCAGTCCGGGCGCGGCCTCGACGGCCTGAAGGCCTGGTCCCACGGCAACCATGAGGCGGCAGCCGACCTTGCCGCGCGCTACGGTTACGGCCCGGTGCGCGAGCTCTGGAAGATGCGTCTGACCACCGCCACGGCCGAACTGCCCGACGTCGGCCTTCCGGACGGTGTCACGCTCCGCGCCTTTGTGCCGGGCAAGGATGAGGAGGGCTGGCTGGCAGCGAACCGCGCCGCGTTCGCCCACCACCCGGAGCAGGGCTCGCTGAACCGCGCGGACCTGGATGCCCGGATGGCGGAGGACTGGTTTGATCCCGCCGGCTTCCTGCTCGCTGTGGACGCAGAGGACCGGCTGCTGGGTTTCCATTGGACCAAAGTCCATCCTCGCCACGGCGCGCACCCGGCGATCGGTGAGGTCTACGCGGTAGGCGTCACGCCGGCCGCCCAGGGCATGGGACTGGGTAAGGCCCTGACTGTGGCCGGCATCAGGTACCTGCAGGGACTCGGGCTTCATGCCGTCATGCTCTATACGGATGCTGACAACGCCGCGGCAGTGGCGCTTTACCGGCGACTGGGCTTCACGCGCTGGGACATGGATGTAATGTACGGGCCCGTTGCCACCGTTTAG
- a CDS encoding folate-binding protein YgfZ — translation MTTPSPLLSRPGAVEATGADAGVASHYGEPLREQRALAAGTAVVDLSHRGVVTVSGPDRLTWLNTLSSQQVTGLQPGDSSELLLLSVQGRIEFDARVVDDGETTWLIVEAAEAAPLAEWLDKMKFMLRVEINDVSGDWAVLGTTKDVPDWAGLLAWRDPWPHVGAGGYAYSVVAEADHPGLERPWIEYLVPAAQLEQTLGDRPLAGMLAAEALRVAAWRPRLGAETDDKTIPHELDLLRTAVHLAKGCYKGQETIARVHNLGHPPRRLVFLQLDGSQHTMPAPGSPVMLGERKVGTVTSVAQHYEMGPVALAVIKRSVAPDETLTVLDGDEPYVAAQEVIVAPDAGQVVGRQTGFLKGTRS, via the coding sequence ATGACTACCCCCAGCCCACTCCTGTCGCGCCCTGGCGCGGTCGAGGCCACCGGCGCGGACGCCGGCGTCGCATCCCACTACGGGGAGCCGCTGCGCGAGCAGCGCGCCCTCGCGGCCGGCACCGCCGTCGTCGATCTTTCCCACCGCGGTGTGGTCACTGTCAGCGGCCCGGACCGGCTGACCTGGCTGAACACGCTGTCTTCGCAGCAGGTCACCGGCCTGCAGCCGGGGGATTCGAGCGAATTGCTCCTGCTCAGCGTCCAGGGGCGGATCGAGTTTGACGCCCGGGTAGTGGATGACGGCGAAACCACCTGGCTGATCGTCGAGGCCGCCGAGGCTGCCCCGCTGGCTGAGTGGCTGGACAAAATGAAGTTCATGCTCCGCGTCGAAATCAACGATGTCTCCGGTGACTGGGCCGTCCTCGGCACCACCAAGGATGTGCCTGACTGGGCCGGGCTGCTGGCCTGGCGTGATCCCTGGCCCCACGTGGGCGCAGGCGGTTACGCGTATTCCGTGGTGGCGGAAGCTGACCATCCCGGGCTGGAACGGCCCTGGATCGAGTACCTGGTGCCGGCCGCCCAGCTGGAGCAGACGCTGGGGGACCGCCCGCTCGCCGGCATGCTGGCCGCCGAAGCCCTCCGCGTCGCTGCCTGGCGTCCCCGGCTCGGCGCGGAAACGGACGACAAAACCATCCCGCACGAACTGGACCTCCTCCGCACCGCGGTGCACCTGGCCAAGGGCTGCTACAAGGGCCAGGAGACAATCGCCCGGGTGCACAACCTCGGCCATCCGCCACGGCGCCTGGTGTTCCTGCAGCTCGACGGCTCGCAGCACACCATGCCGGCACCGGGCAGCCCGGTCATGCTGGGCGAGCGGAAGGTCGGAACGGTGACCTCTGTGGCCCAGCACTACGAAATGGGCCCCGTCGCCCTGGCAGTCATTAAGCGGTCGGTGGCACCGGATGAAACACTGACGGTGCTGGACGGAGACGAACCCTATGTCGCCGCCCAGGAAGTGATTGTTGCCCCCGACGCCGGCCAGGTTGTGGGGCGTCAGACAGGATTCTTGAAGGGGACCCGCTCATGA
- a CDS encoding PspC domain-containing protein: MNSQTPTPDDGQPTEPLPPRGPDQPTEPLLPPPAAGPYAAPLCPGQPTDFFTWIRSHGIQRGRDRWIGGVSSGIANRMGIDPLIVRGIFIVLTLFAGVGVLLYGIAWAFLPEPDGRIHVQEAGAGRWSSGMTGALVTAVVGLTGLGGGFWGWSRNGFGGFLWTVFWVGGAIYFIYYLTQRNKVQNGAPMNATPQPAGAGGDASFTAPYPRTTYPTAPYTSPYAATETTGTPPYTPASPSGPTPPSSGAFPGGDKYGSGDAYGGGGSYGGGNYGGYQPPQGPGKTPQVRPSGPGAPAVAITAGAALLVGGGLKALDAANVINLGDAANAIVWASGAAVVGLGILIAGLRGKTAGILSFFAVAALITGGIYNVVGNSDRVRFTEVDWTPVSVEQARNGFDITAGRGTLDLTELNLTAPLTTEVVVPLDVTASNVTVVIPDDVPVKIEADMTMGNIHEGSNNRGGITTRESTYNTDKPGASLVVEIDGTFSNITIEEGN, from the coding sequence ACCCCGCGGACCGGACCAACCCACCGAACCTCTCCTGCCGCCCCCGGCTGCAGGCCCCTACGCCGCTCCCCTATGCCCCGGCCAGCCAACTGACTTCTTCACCTGGATCCGGAGCCACGGCATCCAGCGCGGACGCGACCGGTGGATCGGCGGCGTCTCCAGCGGCATCGCGAACCGGATGGGCATCGACCCGCTGATTGTCCGCGGCATCTTCATCGTGCTGACGCTTTTCGCCGGCGTCGGCGTCCTGCTCTATGGCATCGCCTGGGCCTTCCTCCCGGAGCCCGATGGGCGCATCCACGTCCAGGAAGCGGGCGCGGGCAGATGGTCCAGCGGCATGACCGGCGCCCTGGTCACCGCCGTGGTGGGCCTTACCGGGCTGGGCGGCGGATTCTGGGGCTGGAGCCGCAACGGCTTCGGCGGATTCCTCTGGACCGTCTTCTGGGTGGGCGGCGCCATCTACTTCATCTACTACCTGACACAACGCAACAAGGTCCAGAACGGAGCTCCCATGAACGCCACACCACAGCCGGCGGGCGCCGGCGGAGACGCCTCCTTCACCGCGCCTTACCCACGAACCACCTACCCCACGGCCCCGTACACCTCGCCGTACGCCGCCACTGAGACGACCGGAACGCCCCCCTACACACCCGCGTCGCCTTCCGGTCCCACCCCGCCCTCCAGCGGAGCGTTCCCCGGCGGCGACAAGTACGGAAGCGGCGATGCGTACGGCGGCGGAGGCAGCTACGGCGGCGGTAACTACGGCGGCTACCAGCCCCCGCAGGGACCAGGCAAGACGCCGCAGGTCCGCCCCTCCGGCCCCGGCGCCCCCGCCGTTGCCATCACAGCGGGCGCAGCGCTGCTGGTCGGCGGCGGCCTCAAAGCCCTCGATGCAGCAAACGTGATCAACCTCGGTGACGCCGCCAACGCCATCGTCTGGGCCAGTGGTGCAGCAGTGGTCGGGTTGGGCATCCTCATCGCCGGCCTTCGCGGAAAGACGGCCGGGATCCTGAGTTTCTTCGCCGTAGCGGCCCTCATCACCGGCGGCATCTACAACGTGGTGGGCAACAGCGACAGGGTCCGCTTCACCGAAGTCGATTGGACACCGGTCAGCGTGGAACAGGCGCGGAACGGCTTTGACATCACCGCCGGCCGCGGCACGCTCGATCTCACCGAACTGAACCTCACCGCGCCGCTGACGACCGAAGTTGTGGTTCCCCTGGACGTCACGGCCAGCAACGTCACCGTGGTGATCCCCGACGACGTCCCCGTGAAGATCGAAGCCGACATGACAATGGGCAACATCCACGAGGGCAGCAACAACCGCGGCGGCATCACCACCCGGGAAAGTACCTACAACACCGACAAGCCCGGAGCCAGCCTGGTTGTGGAGATCGACGGCACCTTCAGCAACATCACTATCGAGGAAGGAAACTGA
- a CDS encoding permease has translation MGSWVIGLIGVAGLVAIIAGVYVSREALVGVASIIAVAVGIGWPHFLRIPAKKTLAGVIALPGVGSAVAAGYLPAPGFLNWTPAFIALGMMAVFVVQLIRGTGQAKRLESTLGCCAGVLLSCLGAGWIAGARFNGVREMMLVAAISAGVALLAGLIRWPDRVVAPLGIALAGLAGPLAGLVFSDLAVVPAAIFGVVVGAVLVSFRRLVTLRGGPLNLAAALSMGLAPVSAVGSLAYFIDKLLIY, from the coding sequence CTGGGCTCGTGGGTTATTGGCCTCATCGGCGTCGCAGGACTCGTTGCCATCATCGCCGGAGTGTATGTCTCCCGGGAAGCGCTGGTCGGCGTCGCAAGTATCATCGCGGTGGCGGTCGGCATTGGCTGGCCCCACTTCCTCCGAATCCCTGCGAAGAAGACCCTTGCAGGTGTTATTGCGCTGCCCGGAGTGGGCTCGGCAGTCGCGGCCGGCTATCTCCCGGCCCCGGGATTCCTCAACTGGACTCCGGCCTTTATAGCGTTGGGGATGATGGCCGTATTTGTGGTGCAGCTCATCCGGGGGACCGGCCAGGCCAAACGCCTCGAATCCACGCTGGGCTGCTGCGCCGGCGTGCTCCTCTCGTGCCTTGGCGCCGGCTGGATTGCAGGTGCCCGGTTCAACGGCGTCCGCGAAATGATGCTTGTGGCGGCCATCAGCGCCGGCGTGGCATTGCTCGCCGGGCTGATCCGCTGGCCGGACAGGGTGGTGGCTCCGCTGGGCATCGCCCTGGCAGGACTAGCGGGGCCGCTCGCCGGCCTGGTCTTCTCCGACCTCGCCGTGGTGCCGGCCGCGATCTTCGGTGTGGTGGTGGGCGCTGTCCTGGTCAGCTTCCGCCGGCTTGTCACACTTCGCGGGGGTCCGCTGAATCTTGCTGCCGCCCTTAGCATGGGTCTGGCACCTGTTTCCGCGGTGGGCTCCCTTGCTTACTTCATAGACAAACTACTCATCTACTAA
- a CDS encoding response regulator transcription factor, with protein sequence MSHILLLTNSTGSSVDILPALELLNHRVHILAAEPTALLETDPCDIVLLDARKDLVGARSLTQLLKATGLSAPLMLILTEGGMAAVSSAWAVDDIVLDSAGPAEVEARIRLSVARAVPEQEDAPTEIRAAGVVIDEASYTARVNGAPLNLTFKEFELLKYLAQHPGRVFTRQQLLTEVWGYDYYGGTRTVDVHVRRLRAKLGADHENLISTVRNVGYRLTLVRQQEDELTEA encoded by the coding sequence ATGTCGCACATCCTGCTATTGACGAACAGCACCGGGTCATCGGTGGACATTCTGCCTGCCCTGGAATTACTGAATCACAGGGTGCATATCCTCGCCGCCGAGCCCACCGCCCTCCTGGAGACGGATCCGTGCGACATCGTGCTGCTGGACGCCCGGAAGGACCTGGTAGGCGCCCGCTCGCTCACCCAGTTACTCAAGGCGACCGGGTTGAGCGCGCCGCTGATGCTGATCCTTACCGAGGGCGGCATGGCTGCCGTCTCCTCTGCCTGGGCCGTGGACGACATTGTGCTCGATTCGGCAGGTCCCGCCGAAGTGGAGGCGCGCATCCGGCTGTCTGTGGCGCGCGCCGTCCCCGAGCAGGAGGACGCCCCGACGGAAATCAGGGCGGCCGGCGTGGTCATTGATGAGGCCAGCTACACGGCCCGCGTCAACGGCGCACCGTTGAACCTGACGTTCAAGGAATTCGAACTCCTCAAGTACCTGGCACAGCACCCCGGCCGCGTATTCACCCGGCAGCAGCTGCTCACGGAGGTGTGGGGCTACGACTACTACGGCGGCACGCGCACCGTGGATGTCCATGTGCGCCGTCTCCGCGCCAAGCTGGGCGCGGACCATGAAAACCTGATCAGCACCGTTCGCAACGTTGGTTATCGACTCACCCTGGTGCGTCAGCAGGAAGACGAACTGACGGAGGCCTGA
- a CDS encoding 6-phosphofructokinase — MKIGILTSGGDCPGLNAVIRGAVLKGIAIHGHEFVGFLDGWRGVVEGDIIDIPRTMVRGIAKQGGTILGTSRTNPFENGGGPEVIKAHMDRLGIDAIIAIGGEGTLAAAKRLTDAGLKIVGVPKTVDNDLDATDYTFGFDTAVQIATEAIDRLRTTGESHHRCMIAEVMGRHVGWIALHAGMASGAHAILIPEQKVSIEQITEWVQEAHDRGRAPLIVVAEGFVPEHMESPHSERGLDTFGRPRLGGIADQLAPEIEARTGIETRATILGHIQRGGVPSAFDRILATRLGMAAIDSVVEGYWGTMVALKGTDIEHVGFEKALGQLKTVPQKRYDEAAVLFG; from the coding sequence ATGAAAATTGGAATTCTTACCAGCGGTGGCGACTGCCCGGGACTCAACGCGGTCATCCGCGGAGCGGTCCTCAAGGGCATCGCCATCCACGGCCACGAATTCGTAGGCTTCCTGGACGGCTGGCGCGGTGTGGTTGAAGGCGACATCATCGATATTCCCCGCACCATGGTCCGCGGCATCGCCAAGCAGGGCGGCACCATCCTGGGCACCTCCCGCACCAACCCCTTCGAAAACGGCGGCGGCCCTGAAGTCATCAAGGCCCACATGGACCGCCTCGGCATCGACGCCATCATCGCCATCGGCGGCGAAGGCACACTGGCTGCAGCGAAGCGCCTCACGGACGCCGGGCTCAAAATCGTCGGGGTTCCCAAAACGGTGGACAACGACCTCGACGCCACCGATTACACCTTCGGCTTCGACACCGCCGTCCAGATCGCCACCGAGGCCATCGACCGCCTCCGCACCACGGGCGAGTCCCACCACCGCTGCATGATCGCCGAGGTCATGGGCCGCCACGTGGGCTGGATCGCCCTGCACGCCGGGATGGCGTCCGGTGCGCACGCCATCCTGATCCCGGAACAGAAGGTCAGCATCGAACAGATCACGGAGTGGGTCCAGGAAGCCCACGACCGCGGCCGCGCACCCCTGATTGTCGTGGCCGAGGGCTTCGTTCCGGAGCACATGGAATCCCCGCATTCAGAGCGCGGTCTTGACACCTTCGGCCGGCCCCGCCTGGGCGGCATCGCGGACCAGCTCGCGCCGGAGATCGAGGCCCGCACCGGCATCGAAACCCGGGCCACCATCCTGGGCCACATCCAGCGCGGCGGCGTCCCCTCAGCTTTCGACCGTATCCTCGCAACGCGCCTGGGCATGGCAGCCATTGATTCCGTGGTGGAAGGCTACTGGGGCACCATGGTGGCCCTCAAGGGCACCGACATCGAGCACGTCGGCTTCGAGAAGGCCCTCGGCCAGCTGAAGACAGTTCCCCAGAAGCGCTACGACGAAGCGGCCGTCCTGTTCGGTTGA
- a CDS encoding FABP family protein, which produces MPIEIPTDLTPELVPLSWLIGEWEGSGRLGSGDEDSEHFVQHVSFTHNGLPYLQYRAESWLTDDDGTRLRPLTVETGFWALERKQLDADGGPGLIPADIVPALKSADEVEALRNKDGGFDISVSIAHPGGISELYYGQIKGPQIQLTTDMVMRGSHSKDYSAATRIFGLVDGNLLWRWDVATGGTGQPGTGLEAHASAFLKKVS; this is translated from the coding sequence GTGCCGATTGAAATTCCAACAGACCTGACACCGGAACTTGTTCCGCTTTCCTGGCTCATCGGTGAGTGGGAAGGCAGCGGCCGGCTTGGCAGCGGTGACGAAGATTCTGAACACTTTGTCCAGCACGTCTCCTTCACGCACAACGGCCTGCCGTACCTGCAGTATCGGGCGGAAAGCTGGTTGACGGACGACGACGGCACCCGCCTGCGGCCACTCACGGTTGAGACCGGCTTCTGGGCGCTTGAGCGCAAACAGCTCGATGCCGACGGCGGTCCGGGCCTGATTCCGGCAGACATCGTCCCGGCACTCAAGAGCGCCGACGAAGTCGAAGCCCTGCGCAACAAGGACGGCGGCTTCGACATCTCCGTGTCCATCGCCCACCCGGGCGGGATCTCTGAGCTTTACTACGGGCAGATCAAGGGCCCGCAGATCCAGCTCACCACGGATATGGTGATGCGCGGAAGCCATTCCAAGGATTACAGCGCTGCCACCAGGATCTTCGGACTGGTGGACGGCAACCTGCTCTGGCGCTGGGACGTTGCCACAGGCGGCACCGGACAGCCCGGAACCGGCCTTGAGGCGCATGCTTCCGCCTTCCTGAAGAAAGTGTCCTGA
- a CDS encoding DHA2 family efflux MFS transporter permease subunit, with product MESVARPWPALWSLVIGFFMILIDTTIVSVANPRIMEGLKADINSVIWVTSAYLLAYAVPLLIMGRLGDRFGPKRLYLTGLAVFTLASLWCGLSGDVQSLIMARVLQGLGAAIMTPQTMAVITRIFPPDRRGPAMGIWGATAGLATLVGPILGGVLVDGLGWEWIFFINVPVGIVGFILAWRFVPSLSTHPHKFDIPGVLLSAVGLFLLVFGIQEGETYNWGTITGPITVWGLVIAGIAVLAVFVLWQRFNKGEPLLPLALFRDRNFSLANIGITTVGFTITAFTLPQIFYYQMVRGLTPTQSALMMVPMAVISGGLAPVVGRIIDRGNPKYIAAAGLVLMSVALFWNSALMHPDTPIWIFLLPSAVLGLANAGIWAPLSTTATRNLAPRQAGAGSGVYNTTRQIGAVLGSAAIAVLIQARLAAELPAAPGEAAGGGPMSFAGTLPEALQEGFSTAMGQSIMLPAAVILLGAAVTLFFAKPKPVDGWGAGEAPAAAVSESSTRPV from the coding sequence TTGGAAAGCGTGGCAAGGCCCTGGCCAGCCCTCTGGTCACTGGTGATCGGGTTCTTCATGATCCTGATCGACACCACCATCGTGTCCGTAGCGAATCCCCGGATCATGGAGGGCCTTAAGGCGGACATCAACTCCGTCATCTGGGTTACCAGCGCGTACCTGCTCGCGTACGCCGTCCCGCTGCTCATCATGGGCAGGCTGGGCGACCGCTTCGGGCCGAAGCGGCTGTACCTGACAGGCCTGGCGGTCTTCACGTTGGCGTCGCTGTGGTGCGGACTGTCCGGGGACGTCCAGTCACTCATCATGGCGCGCGTCCTCCAGGGCCTTGGTGCTGCCATCATGACCCCGCAGACCATGGCCGTGATCACCCGCATCTTCCCGCCGGACCGGCGCGGCCCGGCAATGGGCATTTGGGGAGCCACCGCCGGCCTGGCAACACTCGTGGGGCCCATCCTGGGCGGCGTCCTGGTGGATGGCCTGGGCTGGGAGTGGATCTTCTTCATCAACGTTCCGGTGGGCATCGTCGGCTTCATCCTGGCCTGGCGGTTCGTGCCGTCCCTCAGCACCCACCCGCATAAGTTCGACATCCCCGGTGTCCTGCTCAGCGCCGTCGGGCTGTTCCTGCTGGTTTTCGGAATCCAGGAAGGCGAGACCTACAACTGGGGGACCATCACCGGTCCCATCACCGTATGGGGGCTCGTCATTGCCGGCATCGCCGTGCTGGCGGTGTTTGTGCTCTGGCAGCGGTTCAACAAGGGCGAGCCGCTGCTGCCCCTGGCCCTCTTCAGGGACCGCAACTTCTCCCTCGCCAACATCGGCATCACCACAGTGGGCTTCACCATCACTGCCTTTACTCTCCCGCAGATCTTCTACTACCAGATGGTCCGCGGCCTGACGCCAACCCAGTCCGCGCTCATGATGGTTCCCATGGCCGTGATATCCGGCGGGCTTGCCCCGGTGGTGGGAAGGATCATCGACCGCGGCAACCCGAAGTACATCGCGGCCGCCGGCCTGGTCCTGATGTCTGTGGCGCTCTTCTGGAACTCGGCACTGATGCACCCGGACACGCCCATCTGGATCTTCCTGCTCCCCAGCGCCGTCCTGGGCCTGGCCAACGCGGGGATCTGGGCTCCGCTGAGCACCACCGCAACCCGGAACCTGGCGCCGCGCCAGGCCGGTGCCGGATCAGGCGTCTACAACACCACCCGGCAGATCGGGGCCGTGCTGGGCAGTGCCGCGATAGCCGTGCTGATCCAGGCCAGGCTCGCCGCTGAACTCCCCGCGGCACCCGGAGAAGCCGCAGGCGGCGGCCCCATGTCGTTCGCCGGGACTCTGCCCGAGGCACTTCAGGAGGGCTTCTCGACGGCGATGGGCCAGTCCATCATGCTGCCGGCGGCCGTGATCCTGCTTGGGGCGGCTGTGACGCTGTTCTTCGCCAAACCAAAGCCCGTTGACGGCTGGGGTGCCGGAGAGGCACCGGCAGCTGCGGTTTCGGAGAGCTCCACCCGGCCCGTGTAG